From Candidatus Nucleicultrix amoebiphila FS5, a single genomic window includes:
- a CDS encoding copper-translocating P-type ATPase gives MHHTHQDMNDQCHKHHNSHSHHNNHQHHTADYKKRFWITLILTIPVLLFSSMTGELFSFAKQLQFPGVNWFLLSLCTLIFFYGGWPFLKGLKEELHRKQPGMMTLIGIAISTAYVYSSLVVFGLPGMEVFWELATLIDIMLLGHWVEMRSVMGAGQALEKLASLLPQVAHKIVQGGDVQDIILDQIKKGDHVMVKPGERIPGDGIVVSGQTTVNEAMLTGESIPILKHIGDKVLGGSVNGEGSLVIEIQMTGEDGFIARIIKLVKEAQENKSQTEEIAQYAARWLTFIAIGGGILTLIWWTVFTINGFAFALERMVAVMVITCPHALGLAVPLVVAVSTSLAASHGLLLRKRSAFEHARKIQAVVFDKTGTLTKGDFGVTDIVWFDSQYTENRLLLLAGSIEQHSEHPIAKAIAKASSKLLEVSDFKAIPGKGAEGLVNGQRVKVVSPSYLEEQHINIPQKKINHLMHSSKTVVFVLVNDVLAGAIALADVIREESKNAVRELKAMGIRCLMLTGDAAQVAKWVSDEIGLDEYYAGIQPHQKASKIKEIQKRGFIVAMAGDGINDAPALAQADIGIAIGAGTDVAIETADIILVKNNPLDVVSLIKLARASYRKMIENLIWATGYNVFAIPAAAGVLYAWDIVLSPALGAVFMSLSTVVCAVNARLLKIK, from the coding sequence TTGCATCACACTCACCAAGATATGAATGACCAGTGTCATAAGCATCATAACTCTCATTCTCATCACAATAATCATCAGCATCATACAGCTGATTACAAAAAGCGCTTTTGGATAACTCTGATCCTTACAATCCCTGTTTTACTTTTTTCATCCATGACAGGTGAATTATTTAGTTTTGCTAAGCAGCTTCAATTTCCAGGAGTGAATTGGTTTTTACTAAGTCTTTGTACACTCATTTTCTTTTATGGTGGTTGGCCGTTTTTAAAGGGGTTAAAAGAAGAGCTCCATCGTAAGCAGCCTGGGATGATGACTTTAATTGGGATCGCTATTAGTACTGCTTATGTATATAGCTCGCTTGTCGTCTTTGGTCTCCCCGGAATGGAAGTATTCTGGGAGCTGGCAACCCTAATAGATATTATGCTTCTAGGACATTGGGTTGAGATGAGGTCGGTAATGGGGGCAGGGCAAGCTCTTGAAAAATTGGCCAGTCTTTTACCGCAAGTTGCCCATAAAATTGTTCAAGGAGGCGATGTTCAAGATATCATTTTGGACCAGATAAAAAAGGGAGATCATGTCATGGTAAAACCTGGAGAGAGAATTCCAGGTGATGGCATTGTTGTCTCAGGTCAAACAACTGTCAATGAAGCGATGTTGACTGGAGAGTCAATTCCAATCCTAAAACATATTGGAGATAAAGTCCTCGGAGGTTCAGTGAATGGTGAAGGTTCTCTGGTCATAGAGATTCAAATGACGGGAGAAGATGGTTTTATAGCAAGAATCATCAAATTGGTGAAAGAAGCTCAAGAAAATAAATCACAAACTGAGGAAATCGCTCAGTATGCTGCCCGTTGGCTAACTTTTATAGCGATCGGAGGGGGTATTTTGACGCTGATTTGGTGGACAGTTTTTACCATCAATGGATTTGCTTTTGCTTTAGAACGCATGGTTGCGGTGATGGTAATTACCTGTCCTCACGCTCTTGGTTTAGCGGTTCCTCTTGTTGTGGCGGTCTCTACAAGCTTAGCTGCTTCTCATGGGTTGTTGTTGCGTAAACGTAGTGCCTTTGAGCATGCTCGAAAAATTCAAGCTGTCGTATTTGATAAAACAGGGACGCTAACCAAGGGAGATTTCGGCGTAACTGATATCGTATGGTTTGATTCTCAATATACGGAGAATCGTTTGTTGCTTCTTGCTGGTTCCATTGAACAGCATTCTGAACACCCCATTGCTAAAGCTATTGCTAAGGCATCCTCAAAACTTTTAGAGGTAAGCGATTTTAAAGCAATCCCTGGAAAAGGTGCAGAAGGTTTAGTCAACGGTCAAAGAGTAAAAGTGGTGAGTCCGAGTTATCTTGAAGAACAACACATAAATATTCCGCAGAAAAAGATAAATCATTTGATGCACTCATCTAAGACCGTTGTGTTTGTCCTTGTGAATGATGTTTTAGCAGGCGCTATAGCCTTAGCCGATGTCATTAGAGAAGAATCAAAGAATGCAGTAAGAGAACTCAAAGCAATGGGGATTCGCTGTCTTATGCTGACGGGGGATGCTGCTCAGGTCGCAAAATGGGTGTCTGATGAGATTGGGTTGGATGAATATTATGCGGGTATTCAACCCCATCAAAAAGCCAGCAAAATAAAGGAAATTCAAAAAAGGGGGTTCATTGTTGCTATGGCGGGTGATGGCATCAACGATGCTCCAGCATTAGCGCAAGCTGATATAGGTATAGCAATTGGAGCGGGGACTGATGTGGCGATTGAAACCGCAGACATAATCTTGGTGAAGAATAATCCTTTGGATGTGGTTTCTTTGATAAAGCTTGCACGCGCTTCTTATCGAAAAATGATCGAAAATCTTATCTGGGCAACTGGTTACAATGTTTTTGCGATTCCTGCGGCTGCTGGCGTTTTGTACGCTTGGGATATTGTTTTAAGTCCAGCCTTGGGAGCAGTTTTTATGTCTTTGAGCACCGTTGTTTGTGCAGTTAACGCGCGTTTACTGAAAATCAAATAA
- a CDS encoding pentapeptide repeat-containing protein: MNIIYFIYFVLLFSNSFQCHAADPATEPPHKQPELSTLKKDPLTVKPASPDIVALNVNKLIKTRACEGCDLHGANLKKLQLGDTNLKKANLEKANFTGSMLGGADLSEANAAEATFSQANLQAAKLIKTNLRKAYFLGSRLESTKFDSAILVEAKFISILPEDLVNTVFDNANMTGASLEGLNLVKASLKGANVERAFFHGSKISALEANDLVNLDKANACGLYIKPLKVQNFVDVEGLDDLSQATGLTQQAYKMLESALQYCSIWRKK, encoded by the coding sequence ATGAATATAATCTATTTTATTTATTTTGTTTTATTATTTTCTAACAGTTTCCAGTGTCACGCTGCTGATCCTGCCACAGAGCCTCCCCATAAACAACCAGAACTCTCTACGCTCAAGAAAGATCCTCTTACGGTAAAACCTGCCTCTCCAGATATTGTTGCCTTAAATGTTAATAAACTTATAAAAACACGTGCATGTGAAGGATGTGATTTACATGGGGCGAATCTCAAAAAGTTGCAATTAGGAGATACAAATTTAAAGAAAGCTAACCTTGAAAAAGCTAATTTTACAGGAAGTATGTTAGGAGGAGCAGATCTTTCAGAAGCAAATGCAGCGGAGGCGACCTTTAGTCAAGCAAATCTTCAAGCAGCTAAATTGATAAAAACAAATCTCAGAAAAGCCTATTTTCTTGGCAGCCGACTTGAATCGACAAAGTTTGATAGTGCTATTTTAGTAGAAGCAAAGTTTATAAGCATCCTGCCTGAAGACTTAGTAAACACTGTTTTCGATAATGCAAATATGACTGGTGCTTCGCTTGAAGGTTTAAATTTGGTGAAAGCTTCTTTAAAAGGAGCGAATGTTGAAAGAGCATTCTTTCATGGCTCAAAAATAAGTGCCCTAGAAGCGAATGATCTCGTTAACCTGGATAAAGCTAATGCGTGTGGGCTCTATATTAAACCATTAAAAGTTCAGAATTTCGTTGATGTTGAAGGCCTTGATGATCTCAGTCAAGCTACAGGCTTAACCCAACAAGCCTATAAAATGTTAGAAAGTGCTCTTCAGTACTGCAGCATTTGGCGAAAAAAATAG
- the acs gene encoding acetate--CoA ligase, whose translation MNHSEQYAIKQNIEKSAWIKRNQYQSLYQQSIDDPEGFWREQAKCIDWIKPFTKVKNSSFAFDDFRIRWFEDGTLNVSVNCLDRNLASLGDQVAIIWEPDEPTQPSKKLTYNDLYKEVCRFSNVLKSQGIKRGDRVTIYLPMIPEAVVVMLACTRIGAIHSVVFGGFSPESLAGRIIDCGSNIIITSDEGRRGGKTIPLKENVDKALTHKDIHSVEKVIIIQNTGASVNMKAGRDIWYHDLMSKADLKCEPEEMGAEDPLFILYTSGSTGKPKGVLHTTGGYLVFSAITHRYIFDYKPGEVYWCTADIGWVTGHTYSIYGPLCNGATVVLFEGIPNYPDYSRFWQVIDKHKVNIFYTAPTAIRALMREGNEPVLKTSRASLRILGTVGEPINPEAWQWYYSIVGNAQCPIVDTWWQTETGGILITPLPGAIDLKPGSATFPFFGIRPGIVDNDGKLLEGEAEGNLVILDSWPGIMRSVFGDHERFIKTYFTTFKGMYTTGDGAKRDRDGYYWITGRVDDVINVSGHRLGTAEIESALDSHPLVAESAVVGYPHEIKGQGIYAYVLLVAHAEPSDLLMRELIDIVRKEIGSIAKPDIIQWASNLPRTRSGKIMRRILRKIAAKEFDSLGDTSTLTDPSVVETLINDSLKMHR comes from the coding sequence ATGAATCATTCTGAACAGTATGCAATCAAACAGAATATAGAAAAATCTGCATGGATTAAGAGAAATCAATATCAAAGCCTCTATCAACAATCCATAGACGATCCAGAAGGCTTTTGGCGCGAGCAAGCCAAATGTATTGATTGGATCAAACCATTTACCAAAGTTAAAAATAGCTCTTTTGCTTTTGATGATTTTCGAATTCGGTGGTTCGAAGATGGCACACTGAACGTATCAGTAAACTGTTTAGATAGAAATTTAGCTTCTTTAGGCGACCAAGTAGCAATTATTTGGGAACCTGATGAACCGACACAGCCCTCTAAAAAATTAACTTATAACGATCTTTATAAAGAAGTTTGTCGATTTTCCAATGTCTTGAAATCTCAAGGAATAAAGCGCGGCGATCGAGTAACCATATATCTTCCAATGATCCCAGAGGCTGTTGTGGTTATGTTAGCGTGCACTAGAATTGGAGCGATTCATTCAGTAGTATTTGGTGGCTTTTCTCCAGAATCATTGGCTGGACGAATAATCGATTGTGGTTCAAACATTATCATTACTTCAGATGAAGGCCGGCGTGGTGGAAAAACAATTCCCTTGAAAGAGAATGTTGATAAAGCCCTGACCCATAAGGATATTCATTCGGTTGAAAAAGTGATTATCATTCAGAATACAGGTGCTTCTGTGAATATGAAGGCCGGACGTGATATTTGGTATCATGATCTCATGTCTAAAGCTGACTTAAAGTGTGAGCCTGAAGAAATGGGAGCGGAAGACCCACTCTTTATTCTCTATACTTCGGGTTCTACGGGAAAGCCAAAGGGGGTTCTTCATACAACTGGGGGGTATCTTGTTTTTTCTGCTATTACCCACCGCTATATCTTTGATTATAAACCTGGAGAAGTTTATTGGTGTACAGCAGATATTGGATGGGTGACAGGTCACACCTATAGTATTTATGGTCCTCTATGTAATGGTGCTACAGTTGTATTGTTTGAAGGAATTCCTAACTATCCTGATTATTCACGGTTCTGGCAAGTCATTGATAAGCATAAAGTAAACATTTTCTATACTGCTCCGACAGCCATTAGAGCCTTAATGAGAGAAGGAAATGAACCTGTTTTAAAAACAAGTCGCGCATCATTGCGAATCTTAGGAACTGTGGGAGAGCCTATTAATCCTGAAGCCTGGCAATGGTATTATTCAATTGTTGGTAATGCGCAATGTCCTATTGTAGATACTTGGTGGCAAACTGAAACGGGGGGCATCTTAATTACCCCCCTGCCAGGCGCTATTGATTTAAAACCAGGATCCGCAACTTTTCCCTTTTTTGGAATACGTCCAGGCATTGTGGATAACGATGGCAAACTACTTGAAGGTGAAGCAGAGGGAAATCTCGTAATCCTTGATTCATGGCCTGGGATTATGCGATCGGTTTTTGGTGATCATGAGCGCTTTATCAAAACTTATTTCACAACTTTTAAGGGAATGTATACCACTGGAGATGGCGCAAAACGTGATCGTGATGGTTACTATTGGATCACTGGGCGTGTTGACGATGTGATCAATGTTTCCGGTCATCGATTGGGTACCGCTGAAATAGAAAGTGCATTGGACTCTCATCCTCTCGTTGCTGAAAGTGCTGTTGTTGGATATCCTCATGAGATTAAGGGGCAGGGGATCTACGCGTATGTTCTGCTTGTGGCGCATGCTGAACCCTCTGATCTTTTAATGAGAGAATTGATTGACATAGTGCGTAAAGAAATTGGATCTATCGCTAAACCTGATATTATTCAATGGGCGTCCAATCTGCCAAGGACTCGGTCTGGAAAGATTATGCGTCGTATTTTAAGAAAAATAGCGGCTAAGGAATTTGATTCTCTTGGCGATACGTCGACACTTACTGATCCCAGTGTTGTGGAAACACTCATCAATGACTCTTTAAAGATGCATCGCTGA
- a CDS encoding anhydro-N-acetylmuramic acid kinase, producing the protein MKNTPALSIGLMSGTSMDGIDAALIETDGNFHIKELTHLSFSYPREVHFILKAAEYAVHKHSGNLKNLDQLPLNSYFLSYLTDRLALEIEESQLLLKEAEYYLNATANCAFTIQGIELHSTQLHAQAVQKLLDCTNYPHEAIDVVGYHGQTLFHHPANHTSIQIGSGQLLANLTNISVVNDFRRQDVEAGGQGAPFAPLFHQALAARDNLFPLAVINCGGIANLSLIMGPSPSDVLGFDTGPGNGLIDLFVKQRTRSQELMDMDGRYGVKGNVQQIVLDQLYSHSILVEGMNYFDLPPPKSLDINEMRLIPELDTLSLQDGCATLEAFTADSIVQGLCQIDPPKFLQIVLAGGGWNNPIILKELKSRVHKHLGLETVIKTADQIGWKSQALEAQIFAYLAVRSQRKLPISYPNITRVPKPLTGGTLSLPNKTSAMHL; encoded by the coding sequence ATGAAGAATACCCCTGCTCTCTCTATAGGCCTTATGAGCGGTACATCAATGGATGGAATTGATGCCGCTCTCATTGAAACTGATGGTAATTTTCACATCAAAGAGCTGACGCATCTCTCTTTTTCTTACCCACGAGAAGTTCATTTTATATTAAAAGCTGCAGAATATGCTGTTCATAAACATTCAGGTAATTTAAAGAATTTGGATCAACTTCCCCTAAATTCTTACTTTCTTTCTTATCTGACTGATCGTCTGGCATTAGAAATAGAGGAGTCACAACTCCTCTTAAAGGAGGCAGAATACTATCTAAATGCAACAGCAAACTGCGCATTTACCATTCAAGGTATAGAACTGCATTCCACTCAGCTCCATGCACAAGCAGTTCAAAAGCTCTTGGATTGCACAAATTATCCACACGAGGCTATTGATGTTGTTGGGTATCATGGTCAAACGCTTTTTCACCATCCTGCAAATCACACGAGTATCCAGATAGGATCTGGGCAATTATTAGCTAATTTAACTAATATTTCTGTGGTCAATGATTTCCGTCGTCAGGACGTTGAAGCTGGGGGACAAGGAGCTCCTTTTGCGCCTCTCTTTCATCAAGCACTTGCTGCTCGAGATAATCTCTTCCCCCTTGCTGTTATTAATTGTGGCGGAATTGCTAATCTCTCCCTTATCATGGGTCCTTCTCCTTCAGATGTTCTTGGTTTCGATACAGGCCCAGGAAATGGATTGATTGATCTTTTTGTAAAACAACGCACGCGATCACAAGAATTGATGGATATGGATGGTCGATATGGCGTAAAGGGCAATGTACAACAAATTGTTCTTGATCAGCTTTACTCTCATTCGATTCTGGTCGAGGGAATGAATTATTTTGATTTGCCGCCTCCAAAATCTTTGGACATCAACGAGATGCGTCTTATTCCAGAGCTTGACACGTTAAGTCTTCAAGATGGGTGCGCAACATTAGAAGCCTTTACTGCTGATTCTATTGTTCAAGGTCTTTGTCAAATAGACCCTCCCAAGTTTTTACAGATTGTATTAGCTGGTGGAGGATGGAATAATCCTATTATTCTAAAAGAGTTAAAATCACGAGTTCACAAACATTTAGGATTGGAAACAGTCATCAAAACGGCCGATCAAATTGGCTGGAAAAGTCAAGCTTTGGAAGCACAAATTTTTGCTTATCTCGCCGTCAGAAGTCAACGAAAACTTCCAATTAGTTATCCTAATATTACACGTGTTCCAAAGCCATTGACAGGAGGAACGCTCTCTCTTCCTAATAAAACCTCAGCGATGCATCTTTAA
- a CDS encoding MFS transporter, translated as MPQNQSKSMWLVLSAVAILVFLLNIDYTSVNLALVAISEEVPADLNSFQWLLSGYVLAWAALVVPAGRLADLYGKRTTLLAGIVIFLLGSGITGIGQSIEILIIGRILQGIGAAIFSPAAYGLIFTAMPQSKQGFGMGVIAGVAGFGLAAGPSMAGYIIKYLSWRWIFYINIPLGILVILFILGFVAKDKPQETSAKLDALSIALLSLGLGSFMFAVNQIEIWGLTEPRLWGFGLLGLISLGVFWFWDGNRKTQTLPRTLLRNSGLMSTVYAITFNVFNFSLILVMMSLYLQNTLRYTSYETGLIFLPMTLAIGILSPIGGKFADRMDIRIPIISGFIMIGISTCMMSFLHEKSSLLYVCIALFFAGFGLGQSWPNLNTAMFRAVKPTEINTASGIFTMATMLANSLSVILATSLMVIFGRQKLSFLMNQKGLEVNAEQYQTLTSIIAQVEHSPKQLQNFTAEQIPDFLEIIDKAFLHGLSIDMWVGTIFTLCGIIPVYWGLKHLKTRHLKEEHIVVPL; from the coding sequence ATGCCCCAAAATCAAAGTAAATCCATGTGGCTCGTTTTAAGCGCGGTGGCTATTCTCGTATTTCTTTTGAATATCGACTACACCTCTGTCAATTTAGCTTTAGTTGCAATATCAGAGGAAGTTCCTGCAGATCTAAATTCATTTCAATGGCTATTAAGTGGTTATGTTCTTGCCTGGGCGGCTCTTGTGGTCCCCGCGGGTCGTCTTGCTGATCTTTATGGAAAGCGCACAACTCTTTTGGCTGGCATTGTCATATTTTTGTTAGGTTCTGGTATTACAGGAATTGGTCAATCTATCGAAATATTAATTATAGGCCGGATCCTACAAGGGATTGGGGCTGCTATTTTTTCTCCGGCAGCCTATGGTCTGATATTTACGGCCATGCCTCAGAGTAAGCAAGGCTTTGGCATGGGAGTTATTGCTGGGGTTGCTGGATTTGGTCTTGCTGCTGGCCCCTCAATGGCAGGATACATTATCAAATATCTTTCTTGGCGTTGGATTTTTTACATTAATATTCCTTTAGGTATTTTAGTCATCCTCTTTATTTTAGGGTTTGTGGCAAAAGACAAACCACAAGAAACTTCAGCGAAACTAGATGCTTTAAGCATTGCATTGCTCTCCTTAGGGCTTGGTTCCTTTATGTTTGCAGTCAACCAAATTGAAATTTGGGGGCTCACAGAACCAAGATTATGGGGCTTTGGCCTTTTGGGATTGATAAGTCTTGGTGTCTTTTGGTTCTGGGATGGTAATAGAAAAACTCAAACACTCCCGCGGACATTACTTCGTAATTCTGGCCTTATGAGTACGGTTTATGCGATCACGTTCAACGTATTTAATTTCTCGCTCATTCTCGTGATGATGAGTCTTTATCTACAAAACACCCTACGTTATACGAGTTATGAGACGGGATTAATTTTTCTACCCATGACACTTGCTATTGGCATTCTCTCACCAATTGGGGGAAAGTTTGCTGATCGCATGGATATTCGTATTCCGATCATTAGCGGTTTCATCATGATTGGTATTTCCACGTGTATGATGAGCTTTCTACACGAGAAAAGCAGTTTACTGTATGTATGCATTGCTCTTTTCTTTGCCGGATTTGGTTTGGGACAAAGTTGGCCCAATTTAAATACGGCTATGTTTAGAGCCGTAAAGCCCACAGAAATAAACACTGCATCGGGGATTTTTACGATGGCAACAATGCTTGCTAATAGCCTCAGTGTAATTTTAGCGACCAGTCTTATGGTTATTTTTGGGCGGCAGAAACTTTCTTTTCTCATGAATCAAAAAGGACTAGAGGTTAATGCTGAGCAATATCAAACACTGACCTCTATTATTGCGCAGGTTGAACATAGTCCGAAACAACTTCAGAACTTCACTGCTGAACAAATTCCAGATTTTCTTGAGATAATAGATAAAGCTTTTCTCCATGGATTATCGATTGATATGTGGGTTGGAACAATTTTCACACTCTGTGGAATTATCCCCGTTTATTGGGGTTTAAAACACTTAAAAACACGCCATCTTAAAGAAGAACATATAGTCGTTCCTCTTTAG
- a CDS encoding MFS transporter codes for MKKFKELFNLSIGAWCLYDWALAAFPTVIITFVFATYYTEKVATNNIIGTREWGVMIGIAGLIIAVLSPALGTLGDYYRRRKPWLALFTVLIVLASGLLWYSYPNSAFAHRSLMVVGLGLLGVELGMVFYNALLNDITPKKFIGRISGIGWGVGYLGGILCLLIVFSVFIKGKGAFFNLNNAVYENIRAVGPFVGLWLTLFSIPLFLFTKERDHQNFSRKNPLKQGFFILITSLKELRHYPQIAIFLLANMFYMDGLKTIFAFGGIFAAGTFGFTLDQVVLLGINMNILAGIGAITFAWLDDLWGTKKTILLSLILMICFSIAALMAHTKTLFTIAALGLSLFVGPIQAASRSLILKMSPQAITTEMLGLFNLSGRVTAFMGPWLFGSLTFAFGSQRYGMIVPLVFLMLGFVTLSFLRPQRPF; via the coding sequence ATGAAAAAATTTAAAGAATTGTTTAATCTATCGATAGGCGCTTGGTGTCTTTATGATTGGGCTCTTGCTGCGTTTCCTACGGTGATCATAACTTTTGTGTTTGCTACATATTATACTGAAAAAGTGGCAACAAATAACATTATTGGTACTCGAGAATGGGGGGTAATGATTGGTATTGCTGGATTAATTATAGCGGTTCTTAGTCCAGCTTTAGGAACTCTTGGTGATTATTATCGACGACGGAAACCTTGGCTTGCGCTCTTTACTGTACTGATTGTGCTGGCTTCAGGTTTATTATGGTATTCTTACCCAAACTCTGCATTCGCCCATCGTTCTTTAATGGTCGTAGGATTGGGCCTGTTAGGAGTTGAGTTAGGGATGGTGTTTTACAATGCTTTGTTGAACGATATAACCCCTAAGAAATTTATTGGAAGGATTTCCGGGATAGGCTGGGGGGTAGGGTATTTAGGAGGAATTCTATGTCTTTTGATTGTATTTAGTGTTTTTATTAAAGGAAAAGGGGCTTTTTTCAATCTTAATAATGCAGTCTATGAAAACATTAGAGCGGTAGGTCCTTTTGTCGGATTGTGGCTAACTTTGTTTTCTATACCGTTGTTTCTCTTTACAAAAGAAAGAGACCATCAAAACTTTTCAAGAAAAAATCCTTTAAAACAAGGTTTTTTTATTCTTATTACTTCATTAAAAGAATTACGTCACTATCCACAAATCGCCATTTTTTTGTTAGCAAATATGTTCTATATGGACGGATTAAAGACAATTTTTGCATTTGGGGGGATATTTGCGGCAGGTACTTTTGGGTTTACTTTGGATCAAGTCGTCCTTTTGGGAATAAACATGAATATCCTTGCAGGAATTGGAGCCATTACGTTTGCATGGCTTGATGATTTGTGGGGGACAAAGAAAACAATTCTACTTTCCCTTATCTTAATGATTTGTTTTTCTATTGCTGCTTTGATGGCCCATACAAAGACTTTATTTACTATTGCAGCGCTAGGGCTAAGTTTGTTTGTAGGGCCTATTCAAGCGGCGAGTCGATCTCTTATTCTTAAAATGTCTCCTCAAGCGATTACTACAGAAATGCTTGGTCTTTTTAACCTATCTGGTCGTGTCACTGCCTTTATGGGACCATGGCTTTTTGGTAGTTTAACCTTTGCCTTTGGAAGTCAACGATATGGGATGATTGTCCCGCTCGTTTTTCTTATGCTGGGTTTTGTAACATTAAGTTTTTTGCGTCCACAGAGACCATTCTAA
- a CDS encoding DUF1059 domain-containing protein has protein sequence MSSKRKVMDCRLYPSVKHCSLFISGTEEEVLEAAVHHAITAHGHKNSPALREELRKILKEE, from the coding sequence GTGTCGAGTAAACGAAAAGTAATGGATTGCAGGCTTTATCCTAGCGTTAAACACTGCAGCCTTTTTATTTCAGGTACTGAAGAAGAAGTACTAGAAGCGGCTGTGCATCATGCCATTACCGCTCATGGTCATAAGAATTCACCTGCTTTGCGTGAAGAGTTACGTAAAATACTAAAAGAAGAATAA
- a CDS encoding phosphoribosyltransferase, which produces MIFHNRQHAGQLLAQKLLHYKSDKNLLVLGLPRGGIPVAFEIAKALETSLDALLVRKLGVPGEEELAMGAITLNGIKVLNQEILQSLEINEEKLQKVIDREVKILKERNRLYRNNRPIPDVKNLTVILVDDGIATGATIKAAIKLLKTQKPKAIIVATPVISQATYEDIKSQVDVLICLEVPQVFYGVGEWYLDFHQTSDKEVIDLLKSSPQKLC; this is translated from the coding sequence ATGATTTTCCATAACCGCCAGCACGCGGGACAATTACTTGCTCAAAAGCTCTTACACTATAAAAGTGATAAAAACCTTTTAGTATTGGGTTTGCCTCGTGGAGGTATTCCAGTAGCCTTTGAAATTGCGAAGGCATTAGAAACCTCTCTTGATGCACTTTTAGTTCGTAAACTCGGCGTACCAGGCGAAGAAGAGCTTGCCATGGGAGCGATTACTTTAAATGGAATAAAAGTATTAAACCAAGAGATTCTGCAAAGCCTTGAAATTAATGAGGAAAAACTTCAGAAAGTTATTGATCGAGAAGTTAAGATCCTGAAAGAAAGAAATCGTCTATATAGAAACAATCGCCCCATCCCCGACGTTAAGAATTTAACAGTTATTTTGGTCGATGATGGTATTGCGACGGGCGCCACAATTAAAGCAGCTATTAAGTTACTCAAAACACAAAAGCCAAAAGCCATCATCGTTGCAACGCCTGTAATTTCCCAAGCAACTTATGAAGATATAAAATCTCAGGTAGACGTTCTTATTTGTCTTGAAGTACCCCAAGTTTTTTATGGTGTGGGAGAATGGTACCTAGACTTTCATCAAACGAGCGACAAAGAAGTTATAGACCTTCTCAAATCATCTCCTCAAAAATTGTGCTAA
- the upp gene encoding uracil phosphoribosyltransferase, whose protein sequence is MRLLKKIIIAGCILFASSSIKAKSAQEMSEFPTLTILQHDLVDHKMTLLRKKETKPHEFGQLLREIALLIGYEITRSLDTKQISIETPMSKTIGRVVDESQIVIVPILRAGLGMAEGLHKLLPAASFGHIGLYRHHETKKPVEYLFKIPPVKNQLFIVVDPMLATGNSAVYGVDKLIKAGVPAERIRFMALLVAPEGMRTFQKAHPTIPVYAAALDDKLDKNAYIIPGLGDAGDRLYGTE, encoded by the coding sequence ATGCGCCTGTTAAAGAAAATTATAATTGCGGGATGTATCCTATTCGCCTCTTCCTCCATCAAAGCAAAGAGTGCCCAAGAAATGTCTGAATTTCCTACTCTTACTATTTTACAACATGACCTTGTTGATCATAAAATGACTCTTTTGCGTAAAAAGGAAACAAAGCCTCACGAATTTGGTCAGCTCTTACGTGAGATTGCTCTTCTTATTGGTTATGAAATAACACGTTCTCTTGATACAAAACAAATTTCAATTGAAACACCTATGAGCAAAACGATAGGGCGTGTTGTCGATGAAAGCCAGATAGTGATAGTGCCCATTTTACGAGCAGGACTTGGAATGGCTGAAGGTTTACATAAGCTCCTTCCTGCAGCAAGTTTTGGACATATAGGATTGTATCGTCATCATGAAACTAAAAAGCCCGTAGAGTATCTTTTTAAAATCCCACCAGTTAAAAATCAGCTTTTTATCGTTGTGGATCCAATGCTTGCTACGGGTAATTCTGCAGTCTATGGCGTTGATAAACTTATAAAAGCAGGAGTCCCAGCAGAGAGAATTCGTTTTATGGCCCTTTTGGTCGCACCGGAAGGAATGCGTACGTTTCAAAAAGCACATCCAACGATTCCTGTATATGCAGCAGCTTTAGACGATAAACTCGATAAGAATGCTTATATCATCCCAGGCTTAGGAGACGCAGGTGATCGTCTTTACGGCACTGAATAA